Below is a genomic region from Hyalangium minutum.
AGCGTCCCAGTCCTGGCTGGTCGTGGGCTGCAGGCCCTGCGACGCGCCCCGGTCATCTCCGTTCTCCACGTTGCGCACGGTGCAGCGCGGCGCGTCCGGCGTGGTGGGCGGCGGGTTGGTCTCCGGAACCGGGTGCAGGTAGCGGCCGCTGTCGAGCGGGTCCTTGTAGCAGAGGCGCACGCGCGCATTGCCGGCGCCGGTGTTCAGCTTGGACAGGCCCATGATGCGCTCGCCCGGACCGCACACGCCCTTCCAGTAGCCATAGGCCCAGTCGTTGGACGAGGTGGTGCGCAGCGCGTCCTTGCCGTCAAAGAGCCCTTCGAGATCCCCAGCGCTGTTCGGCCCGCCGAAGTAGGTGCCCGGAATCCAGCAGGCCTCGGTGACGGTGCTGGTGCCAGAGACGCCCGACATGCTGCGGTACTTGTTCCAGCCGGCCGTCTTCACCCGGTACTTGTGGGTGTCCGGGTCCCACGCGCCGCGCAGGCCGAAGGCGTCCGACGTCCCGTCCCGGTAGGAAGCATAGATGGCCACGGGCGTCACGCCGGTGGCCACGAACGCCTCACCCGCGGCGTTCATGCCCGCCGCCATCTGCTGGTACGGGGCGCTGTTCAACGGCAGGCTGTTGGTGAGCGTGCAGGCCTCGATGCCCACGCAGAGGTTCGTCGGAGAGATCTGGAAGCCGAACTCGGTGACGAACGCCTTCGTGTCCGAGGTGCCCGAGGCCAGGTTCGCCCGCTGGGTGGCGCCCTGGATGCCCGTCTTCACCGAGTTCTTCCAGAGGGTGAAGCACGTGGTGTTTCCGTTGTTGATGCAGTTGTAGTCCATCGTGCTGTCGTTCACCGGGTGCATGCCCAGGTAATCGAACGGGCGGATCTTCCCGGTGCCCACGATGAACGCCTGCGAGTTGAAGAAGCCGTTCCAGAACGGGTTGGTCGTGGTGGGCGGCGTGGGAGCTTGGTTGATGGTGAAGAGCGCGTCCTTGATGGCGCCGCTGACGATCAGCTCCGTGCGCGCGTTGGCCTGCTTCCACTCCCACACCCGGCGCTGCAGCCACGCGAAGGCGTTGGGGCCCACGCGGTAGCGGGTCTGGCCGTCCGCACAGGTGTTCTCGACCACGTTCGGATCGTTGCCAATCTCGAGCGCGTCCGCCTTGGCCGAGGTGTTGAAGATGGTGGCCGTCAGATCGTTCAGGTGGCTCACATAGGACGCAGCGAACGCGTCGATGGCGGCCTGATCCGCGTCATCGCCGCAGTACTTCGCGGGGATGCGCACCAGCACCTGGATCTGCTTGGCGTGCGCCTTCTGGACGATGCGCTGGTAGGTGGCCGAGTCCGTGGTCGCCACGTCCGCGTCGATGCGCAGCCACTTGGCGCCCACCTGGTTCATCTCACACATGAACTGCTCGGAGTGCGTGGCCAGCGCCTGGGTCACGCCCGTGTGGATGTTGCCGGTCCCCATGCCCAGGAGGACGCCGTTGAGCGCCTGCTCCTCCTGCATCAGCTCCTCCTCCTGCGCCGGACCCTCCTCCACCTGACCGCACGCCCCAAGAATGGAGGCAGCCATGAGCATGGCCCCCCAACAACTCCTCGCCTTGCTGTATTCGGTCTTCACTCTGCACTCCTATGGCTCCCACCAGGAGCCTCTGACGGGGATGGGCACCGCCGACACACGGGGGGTGACAAGCCGCTGCCCTGACTGCGCGTGCCTCCGCTCTGGCCGTGGTTCCCCTTGGGAAAGGAAGACGACTGATGCGGCCCGGCACAGCAACGCTATGATAATTCAGTGCGACGAAACATCACAAGCCAAATTCGGGGATTTCCTGTAACTCCTCTCATATTGAGAGCTTGTGGCGTGTGGGAGACAGTCACCGAGGGAGACGGATCCGCCGGGACTGCACGGCCTCGGCGCCCCCGAGCGAGGTGAGCACCCGTGCCAGGAGCGTGCGCGCATCCTGCACGGCGCGCTTGCCGAGGCTCGCTTCGAAGCGCTGCTGCAGCTCGGCGCGCAGCGTCCGCCCCGTGTCCACAAGGGTATGGCCCCGAGCGGAGAGCTGCACCCGCCGCACCCGCGCATCCGCCGAGGAGACCGGCTCGAGCAGGCCCAGCTGGGTGAGCTCGGCCACCGTCTTGGACGCGGCCTGCTGCGTCACCTCCAGCAGCGCGGCCAGCTCGCTGATGGAGCGCGGGCCGCCCAGCAGGTGCTGGACGACGTAGCCGTGGGAGTGGCGCACACCCGTGAAGCCGGCCGCGTGGATCCCCTCCAGCACCTGCTCGTTCACCCGCATGCCCACGAAGAGGGCCAGGTACCCCAGATCCAGCTCCTCGAGCTTCACCTCCGGGCTCTCTGTCTCATGTGCCATGGCCCGAAGGTCTTGCATACACAACCTAGGTTGTGCAACCTTGGTTGTGTATCAAGCCCAGGAGAGCACCATGTCCACACCGAACCTCGACATCGCCCGCCGTTTCGTCCAAGCCGTTGAGCGGGGCGCCACCGCGGAGGCGCTGCGCCCGTTCTTTGACCCGGCCTTGTCCCATCACGAGTACCCCAACCGGCTCTTCCCGAAGGGCGTGAAGCGGGACGTGCAGGCCATGCTGGAGTCCTCGGAGAAGGGCCAGAAGGTCCTCTCCTCCCAGCGCTACGAGATCCGCGGTGCGGTGGCCTCCGGCGACGAGGTGGCGCTGGAGATCGACTGGACGGGAACGCTCTCGGTGCCCCTGGGGACGCTGAAGCCGGGGGACACGCTGCACGCCATGATTGGCCAGTTCTTCACGTTCCGGGACGGCCGCATCGTCTCCCTGCGCAACTACGACTGCTACGATCCCTTCTAAGCTCCGAAGCCTCGGGCCCCTGCCCTCCAGGGCGACGGACCGTCGACCAGATTACAACCTGCCCAGAAAGTTCCACCTGTGGCGCGTGCTCCCTCCTTATAATCGCGTGTGACGGAGGGGGGGCCGTACAGGTTGTCGCAGTGCCGAGGACAACCGCCTCCGGGAGTTGCTGTAACCCTTCACCCTACCCGGGAGCGGAGCGATGACGCTCACGTCAGAGCAAGCACTGCTCGCACACCAACACCTCCTGAAGGCGATGACGGAGGTCCAGACGGCCTTCGCCCAAGGCCATCCGGCGCCGAGGCTGTTCGATCTGCTGCTCGGAGCCGCGCTGGAGCTGACCGGCAGCGAGCACGGTTTCGTGGGCAAGGTGGTGTCCACCCCTGGAGGCCCTCCCACCCTGACGGTCCACGAGCTCCAGAACAAGGAGGGCCTGACGTTCAGCGACCTCCAGAGCCTCTGCACCGACGTGCTCACGAGTGGCCTGCCGGTGGTGTTCCCCCTCCCGGACCTGGAGCCGCTCCACGGTACGGCACCCGAGCGGCCCGAGCCCCTGCGGAGCTTCCTGGGCTTGCCGCTGCACTCGAGCGAGGGGCTGGTGGGC
It encodes:
- a CDS encoding MarR family winged helix-turn-helix transcriptional regulator — encoded protein: MAHETESPEVKLEELDLGYLALFVGMRVNEQVLEGIHAAGFTGVRHSHGYVVQHLLGGPRSISELAALLEVTQQAASKTVAELTQLGLLEPVSSADARVRRVQLSARGHTLVDTGRTLRAELQQRFEASLGKRAVQDARTLLARVLTSLGGAEAVQSRRIRLPR
- a CDS encoding nuclear transport factor 2 family protein, giving the protein MSTPNLDIARRFVQAVERGATAEALRPFFDPALSHHEYPNRLFPKGVKRDVQAMLESSEKGQKVLSSQRYEIRGAVASGDEVALEIDWTGTLSVPLGTLKPGDTLHAMIGQFFTFRDGRIVSLRNYDCYDPF